The proteins below come from a single Methanospirillum lacunae genomic window:
- a CDS encoding Gfo/Idh/MocA family protein has translation MIQVAQIGIGYWGPNILRTLRNNTECQVKYVVDISLERRTYVNNLYSNIITLESPESVFLDPDIDAVIISTPVHTHYSLAMAALHHGKHILVEKPLATSIHEVDMIHQIASEKSKVAMVGHTFLYNSAVRYIKNLINSDSLGKIRYIYSQRLNLGRIRSDVDALWNFAPHDISILQYWLNDPKPDAVFRHGMDFIQDNIEDVVFLTIRYPQKILANIHVSWLDPRKVRQITIVGSEKMVIYDDMKEDKVVIFDKGIDKKAILGENMDYDSPSSYFFSYRSGDILIPKINYEEPLMVEIQHFIDCINGKTQCISGPEHARKVVDILSRCKLV, from the coding sequence ATGATTCAGGTTGCCCAGATTGGAATCGGCTACTGGGGACCTAATATTTTGAGAACATTAAGGAATAATACTGAGTGCCAGGTGAAATATGTTGTTGATATCTCACTGGAACGACGTACATATGTAAATAACCTGTATTCAAATATTATAACTCTTGAATCGCCTGAATCTGTATTTCTAGATCCGGATATTGATGCAGTCATCATTTCAACACCTGTTCATACCCATTATAGTCTTGCAATGGCGGCACTTCATCATGGAAAGCATATTCTGGTAGAAAAACCACTCGCAACCTCTATTCATGAAGTAGATATGATTCATCAGATCGCGAGCGAGAAATCCAAAGTTGCAATGGTAGGGCATACGTTTCTGTACAATAGTGCTGTCCGTTATATTAAGAATCTAATAAATTCAGATTCTCTGGGAAAAATCCGTTATATTTACTCCCAACGCCTAAATCTTGGACGAATTCGTTCAGATGTAGATGCACTATGGAATTTTGCACCACACGACATTAGTATACTACAGTATTGGCTGAATGATCCAAAACCAGATGCTGTTTTCAGACATGGCATGGATTTCATCCAGGATAATATTGAAGATGTTGTTTTTCTTACAATTAGATATCCACAAAAGATATTGGCAAATATTCATGTCAGTTGGCTGGACCCGAGAAAAGTTCGTCAGATTACTATAGTTGGATCAGAAAAAATGGTTATATATGATGATATGAAGGAGGATAAGGTCGTAATTTTTGACAAAGGGATAGATAAAAAAGCAATTCTCGGGGAAAATATGGACTATGATTCTCCATCGTCGTACTTTTTTTCATACAGGTCAGGAGATATTTTAATTCCCAAAATAAATTATGAAGAACCGCTGATGGTTGAGATTCAGCATTTTATAGATTGTATAAACGGTAAAACACAATGTATTTCAGGGCCTGAACATGCCAGGAAAGTAGTAGATATACTATCTCGGTGTAAGTTGGTATGA
- a CDS encoding AglZ/HisF2 family acetamidino modification protein has translation MLQKRVIPCLLLKDGLFVKTIQFKNPNHISEPIYAIKIFNDYEVDELMILDIMASRTDTSNIPLDLISKISDESWMPITYGGGVRSLEDMHQLFRSGVEKVCISSYAIKYPDFITNAAREFGSQSIVVSIDVRRRVNGSYNVWTHGGTEETNLEPLQCAEIIAEAGAGEIIIHSIDNDGMMSGYDINLIRKITDRVRIPVIGLGGAGSYDDIKKVIHDGGASAAAAGSIFVYFGRKKAVLINYPDREEINMILSGT, from the coding sequence ATGCTCCAAAAGCGTGTAATCCCATGTCTGCTTTTAAAGGATGGTCTTTTTGTCAAGACAATCCAGTTCAAGAACCCAAATCATATCAGCGAACCTATTTACGCCATTAAAATTTTTAATGACTATGAAGTAGATGAGCTGATGATTCTTGATATCATGGCATCCCGAACAGATACATCCAATATTCCATTAGATCTCATCTCTAAGATTTCTGATGAAAGTTGGATGCCAATTACCTACGGGGGAGGAGTTCGCTCACTTGAGGATATGCATCAGTTGTTTCGGTCGGGTGTTGAAAAGGTCTGTATTTCCTCTTATGCAATTAAATATCCGGATTTTATTACAAATGCTGCACGAGAATTCGGATCTCAGAGTATTGTAGTCTCAATTGATGTCAGAAGACGGGTGAATGGTTCGTACAACGTCTGGACTCATGGAGGGACTGAAGAGACCAATTTAGAGCCATTACAATGTGCAGAAATAATTGCAGAAGCAGGAGCAGGCGAGATCATCATCCACTCTATTGATAATGATGGGATGATGTCGGGATATGATATTAATCTGATTCGAAAGATCACTGATCGGGTCAGAATACCGGTTATAGGTCTCGGGGGTGCCGGAAGTTATGATGATATTAAAAAGGTTATACATGATGGAGGTGCTTCAGCAGCAGCGGCAGGAAGCATATTTGTATATTTCGGGAGAAAAAAGGCAGTTTTAATTAATTATCCGGATCGGGAAGAAATAAACATGATATTAAGCGGTACTTGA
- a CDS encoding methyltransferase domain-containing protein: MRVINVNVTKLKIYSLIIIFKQLRIKMCDRVSLIRKMPKPLKEILRFIRNKLIDKKSSEMAFWRNRLNIDSGVFKNSHYQRLMLGIAQEPDDTFLRGKIVADFGCGPRGSLVWTTSPSLRIGIDVLADKYADEFKDNIISHNMIYLKSTEDVIPLPSNFVDVLFTLNALDHVDSFPNMCSEIIRILKPGGEFIGSFNLDELPTPTEPQKLDEESIHQYLLNKLNVESYRITNQRKDEGYEAFFHGNLSYEKGKPGYLWVRAQKLTL; encoded by the coding sequence ATGAGAGTCATCAATGTAAATGTAACAAAATTAAAAATATACTCATTAATTATAATATTTAAACAGTTAAGGATAAAAATGTGTGATCGAGTATCATTAATCCGAAAAATGCCTAAACCATTAAAAGAGATTCTACGTTTTATAAGAAATAAATTGATAGATAAAAAATCATCTGAAATGGCATTTTGGAGGAACAGACTTAATATTGATAGTGGCGTTTTTAAAAATTCTCATTATCAGCGACTGATGTTAGGGATTGCCCAGGAACCTGACGATACCTTTTTAAGAGGAAAAATAGTAGCTGATTTTGGCTGTGGTCCAAGGGGGAGTTTGGTTTGGACTACATCACCAAGTTTACGAATAGGGATAGATGTGCTTGCAGATAAGTACGCTGATGAATTTAAGGATAATATTATTTCTCATAATATGATATATCTTAAATCTACTGAAGATGTAATACCCCTCCCTTCAAATTTTGTTGATGTACTATTTACTTTAAATGCCCTTGATCATGTCGATTCTTTTCCAAATATGTGTAGTGAGATTATCAGAATATTAAAGCCCGGAGGAGAATTTATCGGAAGTTTTAATCTGGATGAACTTCCAACACCAACTGAACCTCAAAAACTTGACGAAGAATCTATTCATCAATATTTATTAAATAAACTTAATGTGGAATCCTACAGGATAACAAATCAACGAAAAGATGAAGGATATGAAGCATTCTTTCATGGCAATCTGTCATATGAAAAAGGTAAGCCCGGGTATCTTTGGGTACGGGCACAAAAATTAACATTGTAA
- a CDS encoding UDP-3-O-(3-hydroxymyristoyl)glucosamine N-acyltransferase, producing the protein MKLSDCPSFFKIHNDGNFLSLGILRYSGDEVLSFLTDLSYLPILLNNSSISCIITFPDFICNIPSHIGIAYSSEPRRSFLELHNYLALNTDFYSKSKFLTNIHPTAKVSPSAIIAENNVSIGERTIIHPNVVINKNVTIGSDVIIRAGSIIGTEGFYPQRYADKIYKGIHSGGVDIGEGSELQANVTVCSGIFGGNTRVGQNCMIANGVDIAHDVTIGEKTLIGAGTILSGNLVIGSNVWIGPNSTISNNLVIGDGANISLGSVVTCSVPHHTKYSGNFAIEHKKFLQFIRTIR; encoded by the coding sequence ATGAAATTAAGTGATTGTCCATCATTTTTCAAAATCCATAATGATGGTAATTTTTTATCACTAGGAATTCTAAGATATTCCGGGGATGAAGTCCTCAGTTTCTTAACTGATCTCTCATACTTACCTATACTTCTTAATAATAGTTCTATTAGTTGCATAATTACCTTTCCTGATTTTATTTGCAACATACCATCTCACATAGGTATTGCATATTCGTCAGAACCACGACGTTCCTTTCTTGAGCTTCATAATTATTTAGCATTAAACACCGATTTTTATTCTAAAAGTAAATTTTTAACTAATATTCACCCTACTGCAAAGGTTTCTCCTTCTGCAATAATTGCAGAAAACAACGTTTCAATAGGAGAAAGAACAATTATCCATCCAAATGTGGTAATCAATAAAAATGTAACAATAGGTTCGGATGTAATCATCAGAGCAGGAAGTATCATCGGGACTGAGGGATTTTATCCACAAAGATACGCTGATAAGATCTATAAGGGTATTCACTCAGGAGGTGTTGATATTGGAGAGGGGTCTGAATTGCAAGCAAATGTTACGGTGTGCTCAGGTATATTTGGAGGAAATACCCGTGTCGGGCAGAATTGTATGATTGCCAATGGCGTTGACATTGCCCATGATGTAACCATTGGGGAAAAAACACTAATCGGTGCAGGAACGATATTATCTGGTAATTTAGTCATAGGTTCAAATGTCTGGATAGGTCCAAATTCAACGATTTCAAACAACTTAGTAATCGGAGATGGGGCAAATATATCTCTGGGCTCTGTTGTGACATGCTCAGTTCCTCACCACACCAAGTACTCAGGCAACTTTGCTATCGAACACAAAAAATTCTTGCAGTTCATCCGAACAATACGATAA
- a CDS encoding DegT/DnrJ/EryC1/StrS family aminotransferase — MSEKIPFVDLITQYNLIKNEIDTIINEVISSASFIRGTYVQQLENSFASMCGVEHCLGVGNGTDALHIALKCLGIKRGDEVLTSAHSWISTPESVSITGAKPVFVDIEPDYYTIDPSLIEQKITKDTKAILPVHIYGQPADMDPIRDICEDRNLFLIEDCAQAHFAEYHGKKVGNLGDVGTFSFYPSKNLGAYGDGGCITCNDSKLAEKMRRYANHGSLKKHDHLFEGINSRLDGIQAAVLLVKMRYVERWNAKRQMIADEYKLKLQNLSEISVPKIRDKSSHVFHVYAVEADKRDNLAMFLEEKGIQTAIHYPKFLPFVTAYSGMNNNKDDFPVSWKFQNRTLSLPMYPEMMSEQVEVVCKAIQSYYDC; from the coding sequence ATGTCTGAAAAAATTCCATTTGTTGATCTAATAACTCAGTATAATCTCATTAAAAATGAAATTGATACAATCATAAATGAGGTAATATCCTCTGCTTCTTTTATTAGAGGAACTTATGTGCAGCAGTTAGAAAACTCATTTGCATCCATGTGTGGAGTTGAACATTGTTTAGGTGTTGGCAATGGGACTGACGCCTTGCATATTGCTTTAAAGTGCCTGGGAATTAAAAGGGGTGATGAGGTACTCACATCCGCTCATAGTTGGATCTCAACACCCGAAAGTGTAAGCATAACCGGTGCAAAACCTGTTTTCGTAGATATCGAACCAGATTACTATACAATCGATCCTTCTTTAATAGAACAGAAGATAACTAAAGATACAAAGGCGATTCTTCCGGTTCATATATACGGCCAACCGGCTGATATGGATCCAATCCGCGATATTTGTGAGGATCGGAATTTATTTCTCATAGAAGATTGTGCACAGGCTCATTTCGCAGAATATCATGGGAAGAAAGTAGGAAACCTGGGAGATGTTGGGACATTTAGTTTTTATCCAAGTAAAAACCTGGGTGCTTATGGTGATGGCGGTTGTATCACATGTAATGATAGTAAACTTGCAGAGAAAATGAGGAGGTATGCAAATCACGGTTCATTAAAGAAGCATGATCATCTATTTGAAGGAATCAACAGTCGTCTTGATGGGATTCAAGCTGCAGTTTTGCTTGTAAAAATGCGATACGTTGAACGGTGGAATGCAAAACGACAGATGATCGCTGATGAATACAAATTAAAACTTCAAAACTTATCCGAAATTTCTGTGCCAAAAATCCGTGATAAATCCTCTCACGTATTTCATGTATATGCAGTTGAAGCTGATAAACGTGATAATCTGGCAATGTTTCTTGAAGAGAAAGGGATACAAACAGCAATTCATTATCCAAAATTTCTTCCATTCGTTACCGCTTATTCAGGTATGAACAATAATAAAGATGATTTTCCGGTATCATGGAAATTTCAGAATCGAACCTTGTCCCTTCCAATGTATCCGGAAATGATGAGTGAACAGGTCGAAGTCGTATGTAAAGCGATTCAATCATATTATGATTGTTAA
- a CDS encoding PseG/SpsG family protein, with protein sequence MKNLIFRVDGGNVWGVSMGHVKRTLHLATELRQKYNITFLMQDYSDGVQYVQDNGWMVSTIPIGMDCSRYLLEYCERVNPDKIIFDLPEFNYPDFTKYARKNKIDLIVFDIKGLVKGDPSCIINDSFVSEFVQYDNVGKETKLFSGPEYFLLPRDYLVVKKPIIREEVKNVVISMGGSDPAGLTIKILSKLPLQASLHYHVIMGPAFQHYQDIAQLCNGISNVTLYKDPQNFIDILANADIAIIAAGRTLFECSYLGLPVVIIPSIDHESSTANEYSRMTGSVNLGIWKSEETPDKLDKTMELYLNNFELRKKMSESAKKIIDGKGISRILDIIALH encoded by the coding sequence ATGAAGAATCTAATTTTCCGGGTTGATGGAGGGAATGTGTGGGGAGTATCAATGGGACATGTGAAACGAACTCTTCACCTGGCAACCGAGCTTCGTCAAAAATATAATATAACCTTTTTAATGCAGGATTATTCTGATGGTGTACAATATGTACAGGATAATGGATGGATGGTATCTACAATCCCTATTGGGATGGATTGCTCCAGATATCTTCTTGAATATTGTGAACGAGTCAACCCTGATAAGATAATATTTGATTTACCAGAATTTAACTATCCTGATTTCACCAAATATGCCCGGAAAAATAAAATAGATCTAATTGTCTTTGATATTAAGGGTCTGGTCAAGGGTGATCCTTCCTGTATAATCAATGATTCATTTGTCTCTGAATTTGTTCAGTATGATAATGTTGGTAAAGAAACGAAATTGTTTTCAGGACCTGAATATTTCCTTCTTCCTCGGGACTACCTGGTAGTTAAAAAACCGATAATTAGAGAAGAAGTTAAAAATGTCGTTATTTCGATGGGAGGATCGGACCCCGCTGGATTAACGATCAAAATTCTCTCAAAATTGCCTCTTCAGGCTTCTCTTCACTATCATGTAATAATGGGTCCTGCCTTCCAACATTATCAGGATATTGCTCAATTATGTAATGGAATCTCAAACGTGACGTTATACAAAGATCCACAAAATTTTATTGATATTCTGGCAAATGCAGATATTGCAATAATTGCAGCCGGTAGAACACTGTTTGAATGTTCATATCTCGGATTACCCGTGGTAATTATCCCCTCAATTGATCATGAAAGTTCAACTGCAAATGAGTATTCCAGGATGACCGGATCAGTTAATCTGGGAATTTGGAAATCTGAAGAAACTCCGGATAAACTGGATAAAACTATGGAACTATACCTGAATAATTTTGAGTTACGAAAAAAAATGTCTGAATCTGCAAAGAAAATAATTGATGGTAAGGGAATTTCCCGAATTCTGGACATTATCGCACTACATTAA
- the hisH gene encoding imidazole glycerol phosphate synthase subunit HisH yields MILVLDYGLGNVHSIAAKFVQMGEEVQISSSIESIEAADRIILPGVGNFGTGAKNLSNLEICGLLRRRIIHEKVPILGICLGMHLLTQRSEEGNGDGLGLIEGETKRFRFENNILPLPHMGWNEVRIRNNSPLFDSIPDNSRFYFVHSFHPICVVCSDVIATTNYGYDFSSVIGRDLVWGVQFHPEKSHKQGKQLMKNFARL; encoded by the coding sequence ATGATTCTTGTTCTAGATTACGGACTTGGGAATGTACATTCTATTGCAGCAAAGTTCGTTCAAATGGGAGAAGAAGTTCAGATATCATCATCGATAGAATCCATTGAAGCTGCAGATCGGATTATTCTTCCAGGAGTGGGAAATTTTGGCACCGGGGCTAAAAATCTGTCAAATCTTGAGATCTGTGGTTTACTGAGGAGGCGTATCATACATGAAAAGGTGCCAATTCTTGGAATATGTCTTGGTATGCATTTACTGACACAAAGAAGTGAGGAGGGAAACGGAGACGGACTAGGCCTCATTGAAGGAGAAACAAAACGATTTAGATTTGAAAATAACATTCTCCCTCTTCCCCATATGGGTTGGAATGAAGTTCGCATTAGAAATAATTCTCCTCTCTTCGACTCGATTCCAGACAACAGCAGATTTTATTTCGTTCATTCGTTTCATCCAATATGTGTCGTATGTTCTGATGTAATCGCGACAACGAATTACGGATATGATTTTTCATCTGTCATAGGGCGGGATCTCGTGTGGGGTGTTCAGTTCCATCCGGAAAAAAGTCATAAACAGGGAAAGCAACTCATGAAAAATTTTGCAAGGCTCTGA
- a CDS encoding N-acetyl sugar amidotransferase has translation MLNFFTRGDTINTITCNRCILDNTFPDIFFDEEGICSYCRKYESMNLKYSSNDEKSSILPSLIQKVKNDGRSKEYDSIIGLSGGRDSTYCLYLLKEWGLNPLAVHFDNNMDSKIAVQNIKNACRKLDVDLHTFVVDWEEYKDLQMAFFKASIPAIDAPLDHAIISTLFQYAYDNKISYIISGGYFRGEGPIPREWSCIDADFIRDVYKKHGKLSLKKYPIRSFFQQLQYRLNGLTTIHPLNYLNFAYRDAMQLMERELNWQWYGGHHFESIFTRWAFGYYLPTKFGIDKRGTDFSALIRSGQMTKDEAMAKMNDVFYSADQEKDDRRYIMNKLEISDSMMDDILSAPPRKNSDYAHSSQYIRIIRNLIGPKQI, from the coding sequence TTGTTAAATTTCTTTACCAGGGGTGATACTATAAATACAATAACTTGTAACCGGTGTATTCTGGATAATACATTTCCGGATATATTCTTTGATGAAGAAGGGATATGTTCATACTGTCGGAAATACGAGAGTATGAACTTGAAATACTCAAGTAATGATGAAAAATCATCCATATTACCTAGTTTGATTCAGAAAGTGAAGAATGATGGAAGAAGTAAAGAGTACGATTCAATAATTGGCCTTAGTGGAGGACGTGACAGTACATACTGCCTGTATCTCCTTAAAGAATGGGGTCTCAATCCTCTCGCAGTTCATTTTGATAATAATATGGATTCAAAAATTGCTGTTCAGAATATTAAAAATGCTTGCAGAAAGCTGGATGTAGATCTCCACACATTTGTAGTTGATTGGGAGGAGTATAAGGATTTACAGATGGCATTTTTTAAAGCTTCAATCCCTGCTATAGATGCACCACTCGATCATGCAATTATTTCCACTCTTTTTCAATATGCATATGATAATAAAATCTCATATATCATTAGCGGAGGTTATTTCAGGGGGGAGGGCCCGATACCACGAGAATGGTCATGTATAGATGCAGATTTTATCAGAGATGTATATAAAAAGCATGGTAAACTTTCACTTAAAAAATATCCAATAAGATCGTTTTTTCAGCAATTGCAATATCGTTTAAACGGCCTTACTACAATTCATCCCCTGAATTACCTGAACTTTGCCTATCGTGATGCAATGCAATTGATGGAGAGAGAACTAAATTGGCAATGGTATGGTGGACACCACTTCGAATCAATATTTACCAGGTGGGCTTTTGGATACTACCTCCCAACTAAATTTGGAATCGATAAGAGAGGGACGGATTTCTCTGCATTAATCCGATCGGGTCAGATGACAAAAGATGAAGCGATGGCAAAAATGAATGATGTTTTCTACTCAGCTGATCAGGAGAAAGATGATCGACGATATATAATGAATAAACTTGAAATATCTGATTCAATGATGGATGATATACTTTCAGCGCCACCACGTAAAAACTCGGATTATGCTCATAGTTCACAGTACATCCGCATCATCCGCAATCTTATCGGACCGAAACAAATTTGA